TCTGTACAAGACTTGAAAAAGATAATAACTATCAAACAAAGTTTAAATAGGAAGATAAAGTAACAATAGATTCCTAAAGATTAGAAACTAAGAAAATAGGATTCTACAGCAGTAAGGAATCTTTAAGTAATCATTTGTTATTACTTATTAGTATCAACTGAGTTCATCATACTATCCATCTGCACAAAGAAAATAGCACCATAGATGGCTTTTGAttgggtttttttaaaaaaatctttaatcacaatgaaattaaagaaattattccgacatttacatattttacaattttaactAAATAAGCTCACAATTGGATGCAAATTCTCATTTTTATACGCTCTACTTATATTAATTCAATCCGTTTTCAttgaggaattttttttttatccatcCAATGGTTAGTAAAGTAGGTATGTGGTTTCTAGTTCAAATTATATCGGAAGGAAAAATCATCAGGTGATCTAGTTCCTTTTGCTAAAAAATTTGTGCACCAGAtctatttaatatatatgtattagtgAAAGTTAACGATATCCAATAAAATAATCGAGTTGGAGacactaaaattttaaaaagtaagaaaaaaaatataaaagtattttgtagaggacaattttttcaatttccgtgtGGGGTCTTTCCTCTTTGATAGAGTTGAATTTTCAAATCTATGAATGGAGTTAAAttacataaaatgaaaatattttactccCCGTCTCAATTAATGTGACACTTTTGGATTTAGAGATTCAAACAGGTTTATCTTTcaccgtaaatttttcatatatcttttaaatattttgaattgtcaattattttgacttatagtactttttacatagttataaatgtataaatttcatttcaaaaaaattgaaaatttcatgCGTAAATATCCGTTCAAATTTAAACATTCTCAAAAAACGAAAAGTGTGACATAAATTCGGACAAATGGAGTAGCAGAATTCTACTGCTTTTGATTCTGAAGTCAAGTCAATTTGGTGACAAAGaaattacttttctttttcttgtactTTTCGCTGTCCATTAATTGGACAAGACCCAATTATCATCAGTTTTATGTATTTGATTAATCACTTATGGACCCATACCACTTGACTTTAACCCATCTTCATTTAAGCTTTTCACATTTGATGTCCTGTTTATAACTCTGTCCCAAATATATATCACCAATTCAATCTCTTACCAGAACCAGAATATATCCACCCACTTTTATCTGAATCCATGGcatcaacttcttcttttgCGAGTAATTCACACTACTATCCTCGATGGAAGTACGTTGTATTTCTAAGTTTTAGTGGTGAAGATACTCGAAAAACATTTACGAGTCACTTGTACGAAGGTTtgaaaaatagaggaatattCACCTTTCAAGATAATATAAGGTTAGAACATGGCAATTCGATCCCAGAAGAACTCTGGAAAGCTATCGAAGAGTCACAAGTTGCCCtcgtcattttctcaaaaaattatgCTAGATCGAGGTGGTGCTTGAATGAACTAGTGAAGATCATGAAATGCAAGGAAGGAAATGGACAAACGGTTATACCGGTCTTCTATGATGTGGATCCATCACACGTTCGAAATCAAAGGGAGAGCTTTGCAGAAGCATTTGCCGAACATGAATTTAGGTATAAGGATGATTTTGAGGGAACTCAGATGGTGCAAGGATGGAGGACTGCCCTAACTGCTGCTGCAAATCTAAGAGGATATGATATCCGTGACgggtgagttttttttttttcgtgaTGGGTGAGCTAAAAACACGTAATTTTTGGATGCTTTTGTGAAGCCTAGACAAATTCTATCCTAGAACAAAAGAATCTATCCCTCCAAAATGTATTAAAACAGAATCAACATTCAATAAATTTGtcatatttatcaaattaaaaaaggTGTAAAGtaaatcaatatattttttagctGTGAATACTTCATGCACAATCTAATTTCATTTAGACTTAAGAaatgttattatatttattttttttcaaaaaacataTTCTACAATATTTCCTATTTAATGCCTTCTTGAACATAAACAATATGAAATACTTGACTTTCTCACATTTTTAACAATCgatcttcttatttatttaggATTGAATCAGAGAATATTCATCAGATCGTCGATtacatttcttcaaaattatgCAAGAGTGCTTATTCTTTATCTTCTTTGCAAGATATTGCTGGAATAGAGGCTCATTTAGAGAAACTAAATTCCCAACTACAGATAGAAATCAATGATGTTCGGATTGTAGGAATTTGGGGAATAGGCGGAGTCGGTAAAACGACAATAGCAAAAGCCATCTTTGATACTCTATGTTATCAATTTGAATCTGCTTGTTTTCTTGCAGATGTTAAAGAAAGtgcaaaaaataatcaattacaTTCTTTACAAAATACACTTCTTTCTGAActgttaagaaaaaaagatgattaCGTCAAAAATAAGTATGATGGGAAGTGCATGATTCAAAGCAGACTTTGTTCTAAGAAGGTGCTAATTGTGCTTGATGACATAGATCATAGTGATCATTTGGAGTATTTAGCCGGTGATCTTGGCTGGTTTGGTGATGGGAGCAGAGTTATTCTAACAACTAGGAATAGACATTTGATAGAGAAGGATGAAGCAATAATGAGGTGTCTACCCTACCTTATCATGAATCTATGCAATTGTTCAATCAATACgcttttaaaaaagaagtttcAGATGAGCGTTTCAACAAGTTCTCGTTGGAGCTAGTAAATCATGCTAAAGGCCTTCCTTTAGCCCTCAAGGTGTGGGGTTCCTTGTTGCATAGAAAAGGCCTAACTCAGTGGAGAAGCACTTTAGACCGAATAAAGAAAAATTCTACTTCAGAAATTGTTGaaatacttaaaataagttatgatGGGTTGGAACCCGAAGAGCAAAAGATATTTCTAGATATGGCATGTTTCTTCCGAGGACATAGAAAAAAAAGAGTCATGCCAATCCTTGAGAGTTATGATGTTGGAGCTGAATATGGATTGGATGTCCTAATTGATAAATCTCTTATTTTCATCTCCAATGATGATACGATTGAAATGCATGACTTGATTCAAGATATGGGTAGATATGTcgtgaaaatgcaaaaaaaatcaGGAGAACCTAGCAGAGTATGGGACATTGAAGATTTCGAAGACGTGATGGTTAACGATATGGTAAGTATGCTAAACAATGCAATAATATTCAGTTTCCCATTTTCATATATCAAAATTCGTTTATCATGAATTAGTCTAATAGCTGCTTAATATGAACAATCAAACTTTCATTCTTTGGATTAACTTGAAATTTGTACAAGATTTTGTACATAATAACTCAATTAGTATTTTTGAAGCTAATATTACGCACTAATATTGAACCTTAAAACTTTTTGTGTACTAGCCTTCAAGTGTgatgataaatatataatagtacaaaaaatgacaaaatatgGCATTGCGAGGAGTGAGAAAGTAGTCATACTGGCATGCAAATTTTATGTAGACATTTGAAGTTATATTTTGATCAGGGGACGAAGGCAATGGAAGCAATCTGGCTAGAAGATGTTCAAAATCTTTGCTTTAGCAGAGAACCCATGGAAAATATGAAAAGGCTTAGAATATTATACATCTATGGTTTTCATACATATGATGACTCTATTGAGTACCTGCCTAACAGCTTGCGTTGGTTTGTCTGTTGTGGGTATCCTTGGGAATCTTTGCCAGAAAATTTTGAACCCAAAAGGCTTGTTCATCTTGATCTCCGGGGGAGTTTGCTGCGTCATTTATGGACAGAATTAAAGGTATGATAGATACACATTCTATTGACATCTTTTGAATGCCTTAATCTGACTTGGAAACTGGATAATTTATTAACCAACTCCAACTATTAAAAACATAGGAAGGCAATAATGTATCTCATTTACGATTGATTTTGCAGCATTTTGCATTGGTTGTAACTGGATTTGAATTGCAATTTCTTTTGATGCCcacaaatataaaatagaaagaaagtaAATAGTTTCTATATTCATAGATAGCCCACTAGCCTAATCTAAATCCTTGGCAGCATCCTAATTCTCACACTCTTTCTGTGTTTTGAATAGCAGCATTTGCCATCTCTGCGAAATCTAATTCTTAACCACTCCAAAAGGCTGATGCAAACACCAGATTTCACGGGAATGCCAAATTTGGAGTATTTGGATTTGGGATGTTGCAGTAATCTTGAAGAGGTCCACCATTCCCTTGGATGTTGCAGAAAACTTATTATGTTAGATTTGAGAGATTGTAAAATCCTTAAGAGGTTTCCATATGTTAACGTGGAATCTCTTGGATCTCTGAATCTACGATTTTGCTATAGTTTAGAGAAGTTTCCAGAAATCCTCGGAACAATGAAGTCGGAGTTAGAGATTAAGGTTGAACGCTCTGGGATACAGGAACTACCATCATCCATTGAGTACCTAACTCATATTACCAAGCTAAATTTGAGTGATACGAAAAACCTTGTAGCTCTTCCAAGTAACATTGGTAAGTTGAAAGATCTGGTGAAACTAGATGTGTCGTGGTGCTCAAAACTTGAAAGCTTGCCAGAAGAGATAGGTGATCTAGAAAACTTGGTGAAGCTTGATGCCAGACGTACTCGAATTTCACGACCTCCACCTTCCATCGTCCGCTTGAACAAGCTTAAATTCTTgacttttggaaaacaaaaATCAGAAGATGGAGTGTTCTTTGTGTTCCCTCAGGTGAATAGAGGGTTATGCTCACTGGAAATTCTTGATCTCAGTTACTGCAATCTAATTGATGGAGGACTTCCGGAAGACATTGGATGCTTATCCTCTTTGAAAGAGTTGTATCTCGATGGAAATGATTTTGAGAATTTGCCTAAAAGTATAGCCCAACTTAGTGCGCTTCGATCCTTGTACTTATCAAATTGCACAAGGCTTAAAGAGTTGCCAGGTTTCACGAGGATGCCACACTTGGAGACTTTGAATCTGCCAAATTGTATAAATCTTGAAGAGGTTCATCATTCCGTGGGATTTCTTAAAAAACTCTTGAGATTAGAATTGACTGATTGCGAACGGCTTAAGAGATTTCCCGCTCTGTGCATCGATAACCTTGAATATCTTGATATGAGGGGGTGCTCTAATTTAGAAAAATTTCCAGAAATCTTTGGAAGCATGAATTTAGAGTTAAAGAGTGGAATAAGGTACCTATATTTGATAGGCTTAGAAAATCTTGTAGCTCTTCCAAGCAGCATTTGTAAGTTGAATGGTTTGGTAGGTTTAGATGTGTCGTGGTGCTCAAAACTTGAAAGCTTGCCAGAAGAGATAGGTGATTTAGAAAACTTGGAGGAGCTTGATGCCAGCTATACTCTAATCTCACGGCCTCCGCCTTCCATTGTCGGGTTGAAAGAGCTCAAATTCTTGAGTTTTGCAAAACAAGAATCACAAGATGGAGTGTACTTTGTTTTCCCTCCGGTGAATGAAGGGTTTCGCTCATTGGAAATTCTAGATCTTAGTTACTGCAATTTCATACATGGAAGACTTCCGGAAGACATTGGATGTTTGTCCTCTTTGAAAGAGTTGAAGCTCATGGGAAATAATTTGGAGTATTTGCCTCAAAGCATATCTCAACTTGGTTCTCTTCAATCCTTGGACTTATCAAATTGCAACAGGCTTACACAACTGCCAGAATTTCCAGAGCAATTAGATACAATATATGCGGATTGGAGCAGTGATTCGATCTGTAATTCGTTGTTTTGGAATATCTCATCATTACAGCATGACATTTATGCTTCAGATTCCTCGTCACTAAGAGTATTTACCTCTGGAGAGAATATCCTAAGTTGGTTTCACCATCAGGGAACTGGTAGAAGAGTTACAGTCAAGTTGCCTGAAAATTGGTACGTACGTGATAACTTCTTGGGATTTTCTGTAGGTTACTCTGGCAGCTTAATTGAAACCAAAGCATACTTGATTCCCTTATGTGATGATGGGATATCATGGATGACCCGGAAACTAAAATTAGCCCTTCCAAAATGGAGTACAGAATctaatattcattttttcttgGTACCTTTTGCTGGCTTATGGGATACATCTAAGGCAAATGGAAAAACACCGAATGACTATGGGCTTATTAGGTTATGTTTTTCTGGTGAAATGAAAAAGTTTGGATTTCGTTTGTTGTATAAGGATGAGCTTGAGGCTTTGTTACAAATGAGGGAAAACAATGATGAACCAACAGAACATGAAAGAGCAGACATGATAGTGAACACCATTACTCCGTAAAAAACAAAGGTCACATTTCTAATATTCATCGGAGCTCTGTCTTTGAGAATCCACAACAACAAGTATGTTCACGTAAATATAGGTATATACCTCAACTATTAGCTATGAAGTCTTTTtccaaatataatatttttgttcttctcattcttcttccttttcctttttgttgtCTTTTTTGTTTCCCCTATTGACAAGAGCTCATCAATGGGTGAGGTAGGTATCAGCAATGAGTTTCGTCTATTGATTCTCCTTCTTATCTCCACTTGTGAGTTTATCTCCACTTGTGAGTTTAAGGCTAACGACaagtttaaattttcattttcaatgcTCAGATCAAATCTTGGAATCATGCAACATTAGTTCAATTAGTACTTAAAAGTACTCATAAATCAATTAGTACTTAACCATTAAGGTGAGTGCTTCATTTAATGATGTGTTGCATTAGTTACAGAGCTAGTTTTCCTCCATGAAGTAAAATTCGGTGGGGTCTTCAGGCCAGTGCATGCTGAGGAGTTTACGCGGCAGTTCTCACGGTTTGATCAACAGGGAAAGAGtttgaaaatgttgaggaaAAATCAGAAGTTTCTTGTCAAAAGGTGGAATGACTCGGTTTAACTCTTCTGCATTGAAACAATTTCTTGTGTGACTCAATATAGTTCGGCAGCAGCACTTTCAAGACAGAATATTTTCTATGGTCAGAAGATCGAGTATTTCACAAGAATGTATTATTATATGTTTTGCTTTCTTGTATTTATCTTATGTTTATATGAGAAAATCAATGtatatgaaggtcttgagataTGTTGAGGTTGTGGATGCTGTCAACCAAAAAGGCACTGTTGAGCTGTGAAGATACAATAAGGAACACCATTTGCACAACTCTTAGAATCAGGTCCGGGGGTCAGGGAGCTAGGACTGAACTGATCTCCTTGTATCTTTACATGACGCCCATTCTGCCTAGCAAAATGCTAACAAATCCAACAAAGGATTAGACGAGAGGAGAATCCCTTGTCCTGGATCAGAGCAAAGATATCTCACTACTCAGAGTGCTGCTGCGTAGTGAGCTGTAGTAGGATTCTGCAAAAAATGACTTGAGGACTAAAACCGCAAAAGATAGGTCTGGTCTGGTGTTTGTGAGGTAATTTAATTTCCCCACAAGATGTCTGTACATAGTTACATCTTCCAAATTTCAATAAAGGACTATCATTTTGATGTAGCTTACAATATGGATCTAATGGGGATGAAACACTAGGTCCTGCTGGATCAAATTCTTGCAAAAGTTCCAAACTGAACTTTCTTTGTGTGACTAGAAATCCCTACTTTTCCGTCAATATCTCCATccccaaaaaataatgaatatgtCCCAATTTATTTACCTTGAACTCTGCGTTGAGAAAACTTGTGACGTCAGCTATCTCAGAAGCATCATCTCCTGTCAATAATATATCATCCACATACACGGCGATGATTGAAATTGCACTTcctgttttcttgaaaaataggGAGTAATCATTCAGGGAATTGGAATACCCTTTGAATTGTAGTGCACCTGCAAGCCTAGCATACCATTGCCTAGATGTCTGCTTCAACCCATATAGTGATTTCCTCAATAGACAAACTTGATTAGGcttaccttctcaaaaaaaaaaaaacttgattagGCTTAGGAGGAGTAAAAACTGCAGGAAACTTCATGTAGACTTCTTCCTGTAAAAAAGCATTATTAATATCAAGTTGAGACACTTCCCAACCCCTTTTTGCTGCAACAGTTAAGAGACACCTGATGGTAGTCATTTTTACCTCAGGAGAAAAAGTCTCGGTGCAGTCAATCCTTTCCCTTTGAATGTCCCCCCTCACCAGAAATCTAGCCTTTAGTCTCTCCACACTTCCATCTGATTTATGTTTCACCTTGTAGATCAATTTACACGGCAATGGTTTCTTTCCCAGAGGTAAGCAAACCACATCCCAAGTGTGATTGACCTGTAAAGCTGTAACCTCTTCCTCCATAGCCTTTCTCCATTCCTGATGTTCCCAAGCTTGATTGAAACTGATAGGTTCAGAAAGGTTGGAGAGCATTTAAGGAATAGGCAGTAGATGTGGCAGGATGAGAAAAACATGAGGTGCAACAGGCTGGTCTACATCAATGGTTGGTGAGGGAAAAATGGTTGAAGGGTTGACAATGGGTGAGTTAAGAGAATttgtcaaaaaaggaaatacCTCCTCGTGGAAATATACATCTCTCAAAACATCAGTCCAAAACCTTGTAACCTTTTTGATTTTGTGGATATCCAAGAAACACACAAGCTGTAGCTCTATGGTCAAACTTTCCCCTATGTTGAGCTAAAGTAGAAACATAGCATAAACAACCAAAACACCTAAGACTCTCATATTTAGGTTCCTGACCAAAAAGAAGTGCCAAAGGTGTCTTACCCTTTAGAGCCTTGGAAGGAATCAAATTGATCAGATGTGTGGCAGTTAAAATGCATTCGCCCCAATAGATGATAGGAACTTTGGAATGAAACATAAAACCTCTTGCAATCTCCAGCAAATGTCTATGGTTCCTCTCAACAATTCCATTTTGTTGAGGGGTAACAACACATGATGTTTGGTAGATGATACCTTCTGCTTGTAAGAAAGCTGCTTCCTGACTTCCTTTTCCCAGTTTAAATGTATTATATGATCTATTTCTTTTGACCTTCACATTAAATTACCTTTCCACCATAGACAGAAAAGCTATAAGAACAGAGAAAGCATTGATTTTAGTAGTCAAAACAAATGTCCAAGTACCTCTACTAAAATCATCTACATAGTAAGGAAATACTTGTAACTTGTAACCATCGTGAGTATGAGTCTTGTATGGACCCCATGTATCAATATGTATCACATCAAAAATTACTCTAGATTTGATAGTGCTAATACCAAAGGAGAGTCTAGTCTGCTTAGCTTGAGGACACACATCACAAACATATTCAGAATTTGAAGGGAAATCAATGAAACTGAAGCTTTTTGTTACTGAAGAAGGAAGATGTCCCAGTCTACAATGCCAAAGTTTTACACTAGGAATATCATTAACATACATTGGACTAGACTCTGGAAAAGAAACATAAGTACTATTCTAACACTCTTTTTGTGAACATGAACTAAACTATTACTAGGGCCCTTATTAGACTGGGGATTGTCCTGTTGCAAAAGATATAGACCTTCTCAAACATCACCAAAAGCTTGTGCCTTCCTCATAAAAGGGGCCTGCAACATACACCCACAAGAATTAAAGAATGCAGTACAATGTAACTGACTACACAACTTATGAATGGACAACAAATTATATCGAAAATCTGGAACATAAAGGACAACTCTAAGAGTAAGGTGAGGCTGAATGGAAACACTCCCTATCTGAGTAACTGTTATCTTAAACGAATAAGGCAAGCTGATAATCAAAGGGACAGGAAGAGGAGTtagaaatagaaaagaattaaaatcatAGCACTGCTCAGAGGCACTGGAAGCAATAATCCAAGTGCACGAATCCATGGTTTTAAAACAAGATCCAGAATACTGAAGTATAGTATCAGCCACTGAATTGGCATTGATCTCAGATCCTGATGTTCCTGCATGTCCCATTttcttgtatatgtatatgattTGTGACACTTGTTCTTTGGTGAATTTTTGACCATTCATGCTATGTTCATTATGTGTGATGATGCACTTCTCATCCAGTTCTCCTGTGATTGTTGCATTTACTTTCATGTATCCATGATATTCCCTTGAGTTCGTAAATTGGAAGTCATTAGGCTACCCTATCAACCTGTAGCAATCATCTTCCACATGCCCTGTCTTTAGGCAATAAGTGCAGCTCTCATTAGGATTGTAAATGGCCTTCCTTGTTTTGCCTTTGTGCAACTGATTTCCAACTCTTTGAGGACCAGGATTCCCAAATCTTTCTGTTGGAAAAGCATTTCTCTGAATTGGCTTAGCAGGTTTCTGGAATGTCCTTCCATGTTTTCCTACCATGAACGAAGCAGTTTCACTAGGAAACTGAGCATTAGCAAATAAAATTCTCTGATTTTCATCTTGCAACAAGAGAGAGTATTCATGATCAAGTGCGGGGAAAGGGTTAATCATCAGAATACTACTCCTTGCCTGTGAGTAGGTTTCATTTAACCCCATCAAGAATTGCATAAGCCTTTGatctttcaaaatcttatttaactttttCTGTCCATAACAAACACAGGTGCATATTATATCACTGTTAAGTGAGTCCAACTCATCTCATAGACACTCGAGTTTGGTGAAATATCCTGCTATGTCTTGTGTTCCTTGCACTGAACTTGTGATTTCTTTTTGCAGATTGAAAAGCTTGGCACCATTTGACTGCCCAaatcaatactcaagacttttCCATAGTTATGTGGCAATCTTGGAATACATAACACTTTCTCCTATATCCTTTGAGAGATTTTAGTATCCAAGAAGTAACCATGTTATTACATCGAGTCCACTGTTGATAGTCTGGGGCATCCAGACTAGGTGTGGCAATGGTACCATTGATAAACCCTAATTTGTTCTTAGTTGATAGGGCTATGAAGATAGATGTATGTCATCCTAGAAACCTGCTTCCATCGAAAATTGCACTCATAAACTCTGTCCTGGTGCATGTGAAGGTTGAAGTTGTTGTTCATATCATTATTGGTATCTTTcctttgattgttgatgttgttgctGGTATTAGATTCATTGGTATGAGATTTTACCATGATAGGGATTTGTCAATGAaacaaagaagagagaaaaggtTGATGGAAAAGTTTTTGGATCGAGCTTACtactgctctgataccatgaaaaAAATACGAtgaattttcattgtttttctcCCCTTTATATTGAATTGTCAAACCCTAGATTATATACATCTGATATGATGTAAAGacaaataacaaaagaaatgctTTGTATGCTTGTCCTTTCCTATTAGTCTACTCTAacgataaaaatatttatcttcaCATGCTTCTTATTTGTGaatttcctcttctttcttctttatttcttcaaGATCTTCAACAACAAATGATCCAAGTGAACCATCAGGAATTTCATTAATAACTGTTAAATTTAATGAATTGTATtatctcatttattttattcttctcaATAATCAACTTTTATATATCAAGAATATGTATAACCCACCATTGGAAGTAGTAGAGGAAAACTCCAAATTTATGAGgtaactatttatttatttttctttgttactTCATATGAATATTCATGAAAATGGTTGTACTGCCATGCAACTTTTTATAGCATCATTATGTACAATCattaatttagaaatttatttCAATAACTTGGTAGAAGCAtatgaaagatgaaaaaataaggTTTTGCTATGAACCATTACCATTAGAGcagtaaatgtttttaaaaaaggtagaatatttatatatgtaccattT
The DNA window shown above is from Solanum stenotomum isolate F172 chromosome 6, ASM1918654v1, whole genome shotgun sequence and carries:
- the LOC125869269 gene encoding LOW QUALITY PROTEIN: TMV resistance protein N-like (The sequence of the model RefSeq protein was modified relative to this genomic sequence to represent the inferred CDS: inserted 2 bases in 2 codons), which translates into the protein MASTSSFASNSHYYPRWKYVVFLSFSGEDTRKTFTSHLYEGLKNRGIFTFQDNIRLEHGNSIPEELWKAIEESQVALVIFSKNYARSRWCLNELVKIMKCKEGNGQTVIPVFYDVDPSHVRNQRESFAEAFAEHEFRYKDDFEGTQMVQGWRTALTAAANLRGYDIRDGIESENIHQIVDYISSKLCKSAYSLSSLQDIAGIEAHLEKLNSQLQIEINDVRIVGIWGIGGVGKTTIAKAIFDTLCYQFESACFLADVKESAKNNQLHSLQNTLLSELLRKKDDYVKNKYDGKCMIQSRLCSKKVLIVLDDIDHSDHLEYLAGDLGWFGDGSRVILTTRNRHLIEKDEAIXEVSTLPYHESMQLFNQYAFKKEVSDERFNKFSLELVNHAKGLPLALKVWGSLLHRKGLTQWRSTLDRIKKNSTSEIVEILKISYDGLEPEEQKIFLDMACFFRGHRKKRVMPILESYDVGAEYGLDVLIDKSLIFISNDDTIEMHDLIQDMGRYVVKMQKKSGEPSRVWDIEDFEDVMVNDMGTKAMEAIWLEDVQNLCFSREPMENMKRLRILYIYGFHTYDDSIEYLPNSLRWFVCCGYPWESLPENFEPKRLVHLDLRGSLLRHLWTELKQHLPSLRNLILNHSKRLMQTPDFTGMPNLEYLDLGCCSNLEEVHHSLGCCRKLIMLDLRDCKILKRFPYVNVESLGSLNLRFCYSLEKFPEILGTMKSELEIKVERSGIQELPSSIEYLTHITKLNLSDTKNLVALPSNIGKLKDLVKLDVSWCSKLESLPEEIGDLENLVKLDARRTRISRPPPSIVRLNKLKFLTFGKQKSEDGVFFVFPQVNRGLCSLEILDLSYCNLIDGGLPEDIGCLSSLKELYLDGNDFENLPKSIAQLSALRSLYLSNCTRLKELPGFTRMPHLETLNLPNCINLEEVHHSVGFLKKLLRLELTDCERLKRFPALCIDNLEYLDMRGCSNLEKFPEIFGSMNLELKSGIRYLYLIGLENLVALPSSICKLNGLVGLDVSWCSKLESLPEEIGDLENLEELDASYTLISRPPPSIVGLKELKFLSFAKQESQDGVYFVFPPVNEGFRSLEILDLSYCNFIHGRLPEDIGCLSSLKELKLMGNNLEYLPQSISQLGSLQSLDLSNCNRLTQLPEFPEQLDTIYADWSSDSICNSLFWNISSLQHDIYASDSSSLRVFTSGENILSWFHHQGTGRRVTVKLPENWYVRDNFLGFSVGYSGSLIETKAYLIPLCDDGISWMTRKLKLALPKWSTESNIHFFLVPFAGLWDTSKANGKTPNDYGLIRLCFSGEMKKFGFRLLYKDELEALLQMRENNDEPTEHXKSRHDSEHHYSVKNKGHISNIHRSSVFENPQQQVCSRKYRASFPP